A genome region from Maylandia zebra isolate NMK-2024a linkage group LG6, Mzebra_GT3a, whole genome shotgun sequence includes the following:
- the ddt gene encoding D-dopachrome decarboxylase isoform X1: MPFIELQSNLPAGQFSEAFLKRLCSSTAAALGKPEDRMNVVVTPGLPMLMAGSTSPCVILSVSAIGVTDTAEKNKEHSAKIFEFLTKELDLSQDRIVIVFNALEPHQVGKKGTVMSFL, from the exons ATGCCTTTCATCGAGCTACAGAGCAACCTGCCCGCCGGCCAGTTCTCGGAGGCCTTTCTGAAGAGGCTGTGCTCCAGCACCGCGGCAGCTCTGGGGAAACCCGAGGAC CGGATGAACGTGGTGGTGACGCCGGGGCTGCCGATGCTGATGGCAGGTTCCACCTCTCCGTGTGTGATCCTGTCAGTGTCTGCTATCGGTGTGACTGACACCGCCGAGAAGAACAAGGAGCACAGCGCCAAGATCTTTGAGTTTCTGACCAAGGAGCTCGATCTGAGCCAAGACAG GATTGTGATTGTGTTCAACGCGCTGGAGCCTCACCAAGTGGGGAAAAAGGGAACCGTCATGAGCTTCCTGTGA
- the ddt gene encoding D-dopachrome decarboxylase isoform X2, with protein sequence MFTSGFASSYDTSVSASHGHVRASSSNMPFIELQSNLPAGQFSEAFLKRLCSSTAAALGKPEDRMNVVVTPGLPMLMAGSTSPCVILSVSAIGVTDTAEKNKEHSAKIFEFLTKELDLSQDR encoded by the exons ATGTTTACTTCCGGGTTCGCCAGCTCTTACGACACATCCGTCTCAGCCTCCCACGGCCACGTCCGTGCGAGCTCCAGCAACATGCCTTTCATCGAGCTACAGAGCAACCTGCCCGCCGGCCAGTTCTCGGAGGCCTTTCTGAAGAGGCTGTGCTCCAGCACCGCGGCAGCTCTGGGGAAACCCGAGGAC CGGATGAACGTGGTGGTGACGCCGGGGCTGCCGATGCTGATGGCAGGTTCCACCTCTCCGTGTGTGATCCTGTCAGTGTCTGCTATCGGTGTGACTGACACCGCCGAGAAGAACAAGGAGCACAGCGCCAAGATCTTTGAGTTTCTGACCAAGGAGCTCGATCTGAGCCAAGACAGGTGA
- the chchd10 gene encoding coiled-coil-helix-coiled-coil-helix domain-containing protein 10, mitochondrial, with the protein MFASSCSLGGITGELHKVSRAGVEATRSACPGFALSAKSSPMARGSRSRPSAPASPAPSHAPAPVHAPPASLAPAPAQSQGPGLMAQMATTAAGVAVGSAVGHVVGSALTGAFGGGSSSSPEPAKATYQEPPRSAPAQPGPCHFEVKQFLDCATNHTDLTLCEGFNEALKQCKFSHGVTSLV; encoded by the exons ATGTTTGCCTCCAGTTGCTCTTTGGGGGGGATTACAGGCGAGTTGCACAAGGTCAGTCGAGCCGGTGTAGAGGCGACCAGGTCGGCGTGTCCAGGCTTTGCGTTGTCCGCCAAATCATCTCCAATGGCCAGAGGAAGCCGCAGCCGTCCCTCGGCTCCAGCCAG CCCAGCTCCATCCCACGCTCCAGCTCCTGTTCATGCACCTCCGGCCTCGCTGGCCCCAGCTCCTGCTCAGTCCCAGGGTCCAGGACTCATGGCCCAGATGGCTACCACAGCTGCAGGAGTAGCTGTTGGCTCAGCTGTGGGCCACGTGGTTGGCAGCGCCCTCACGGGAGCATTCGGTgggggcagcagcagcagtccaGAACCAGCCAAAGCTACATACCAG GAGCCCCCCCGGTCTGCTCCAGCCCAGCCAGGCCCCTGTCACTTTGAAGTCAAACAGTTTCTGGATTGTGCCACCAACCATACAGACCTCACTCTCTGTGAGGGCTTCAACGAGGCGCTCAAACAGTGCAAGTTCTCCCATG GTGTGACATCGCTGGTGTGA
- the LOC143418887 gene encoding uncharacterized protein LOC143418887, protein MEIFLTKGGTRGKKIRGLMLAISKHDNIHTRRACILKSLCIHLNEDYEKLIKEYLDTDSEAKSCMEQTVMGVYVIQKEGAEPEDDPEDVGVVIEGVEANTDLGNIAQACALLFGLVYCLNLSYPPELKCTFEVLQKILLNLDGQKLSSKVQFLKNKLMG, encoded by the exons ATGGAAATCTTTCTGACCAAAGGAGGGACACGTGGAAAGAAAATAAGAGGTCTCATGCTTGCCATCTCCAAG caTGACAACATCCATACCAGACGAGCATGCATCTTGAAGTCTTTGTGCATCCACCTAAACGAAGACTATGAGAAGTTAATAAAGGAGTACTTG GATACGGACAGCGAGGCAAAAAGCTGCATGGAGCAAACTGTGATGGGGGTGTACGTCATCCAGAAGGAGGGTGCTGAACCTGAAGATGACCCAGAGGACGTTGGTGTCGTGATTGAGGGTGTGGAGGCTAACACTGATTTGGGTAACATTGCACAAGCATGTGCTCTGTTGTTTGGACTTGTATACTGTTTGAACCTGAGCTACCCACCAGAACTTAAATGCACCTTTGAAGTCCTCCAGAAGATACTTTTAAATCTTGATGGACAAAAGCTGTCTTCAAAGGTACAGTTTCTGAAAAACAAGCTTATGGGGTGA
- the LOC106675823 gene encoding uncharacterized protein LOC106675823 isoform X1 — MSAAVDFHSQIASIMEVLANAAVAEICKVVDDGYAVVHLEMSRSQKENEFLRRKIKLLELQIARYRAERVRGAEGSISSRFPGVRLFSRQSRDSQAGPSLQGRTRFLNRGPGAHQSVQKIQLVSLDQDPDQEVVTTTKAESAEPEGEGELLIVKVEGAVDAGSVDHKLPRRDAASTTATSLGVSDGQTSRHLRGKEVSGSSVVGFVDGGTAEIEGGDTFHSSQPQQTGAGDRRPSSKGADTGLGTASCEDNSKDNQAALEPSKCPLPEVIVIDRGGASDKETAGEGGDSSDAVQTTRGRDGHKDATRSSGLCSAGDGSVLPHNDPPGTSSINSSSDTHLLTLHHPAVQHKALPLSFYQAVTMERPYGCTICTKRFFMESDLQKHMARHTREKPYTCLLCGKSFVCQSQLDIHHNVHTGERPFSCSVCNRRFSHPSNLKRHQKIQH, encoded by the exons ATGTCTGCCGCCGTGGACTTCCACTCTCAGATCGCCTCCATCATGGAGGTGCTGGCTAACGCGGCCGTGGCGGAAATCTGTAAAGTTGTGGACGATGGATACGCGGTGGTTCACCTGGAGATGTCCCGGAGCCAGAAGGAGAACGAGTTCCTGAGGAGGAAAATCAAGCTGCTGGAGCTGCAGATCGCCCGGTACCGAGCGGAGAGGGTGAGGGGGGCAGAGGGCTCCATCAGCAGCCGCTTTCCCGGGGTTCGCCTCTTCAGCCGGCAGAGCAGGGACTCGCAGGCGG GCCCCTCTCTGCAGGGCAGGACCAGGTTTCTGAACCGAGGGCCAGGAGCTCATCAGTCTGTGCAGAAGATCCAGCTCGTCAGTCTGGACCAGGATCCTGATCAGGAGGTTGTGACCACCACCAAAGCCGAG TCAGCAGAGCCTGAGGGGGAGGGCGAGCTGCTGATCGTCAAGGTGGAGGGAGCAGTGGACGCTGGGTCTGTTGACCACAAGCTGCCGAGACGAGATGCTGCCTCCACCACTGCTACGTCACTCGGCGTCAGCGACGGCCAGACATCCAGACACCTAAGAGGAAAAGAGGTCAGTGGATCCAGCGTCGTCGGCTTTGTTGACGGTGGGACGGCTGAGATTGAGGGCGGCGACACTTTTCACAGTTCCCAGCCGCAGCAGACCGGAGCAGGGGACCGTCGGCCTTCGAGTAAAGGTGCTGACACCGGGCTGGGTACAGCTTCCTGTGAGGACAACAGCAAAGATAACCAGGCGGCGTTGGAGCCCTCCAAGTGCCCGCTGCCAGAAGTGATCGTCATTGATAGGGGAGGGGCATCGGACAAGGAGACCGCAGGGGAGGGGGGTGACTCGTCAGATGCAGTCCAGACAACCAGAGGACGAGACGGACACAAGGACGCGACTCGGTCCTCGGGTCTGTGCTCAGCCGGAGATGGGTCTGTGCTTCCTCACAATGACCCTCCAGGAACCTCCAGCATCAACTCCTCCAGTGACACGCACCTCCTGACTTTACACCACCCTGCGGTCCAACACAAAGCCCTCCCTCTGTCCTTCTACCAGGCCGTCACAATGGAGCGTCCGTACGGCTGCACCATCTGCACCAAACGCTTCTTCATGGAGTCGGACCTGCAGAAGCACATGGCCAGGCACACCAGGGAGAAACCCTACACCTGCCTGCTGTGTGGCAAAAGCTTCGTATGCCAGAGCCAGCTGGATATCCACCACAACGTGCACACCGGGGAGAGACCTTTCAGCTGCTCCGTCTGCAACCGGCGCTTCTCCCACCCCAGCAACCTCAAGAGGCATCAGAAGATCCAGCACTGA